One region of Vigna angularis cultivar LongXiaoDou No.4 chromosome 10, ASM1680809v1, whole genome shotgun sequence genomic DNA includes:
- the LOC108335581 gene encoding uncharacterized protein LOC108335581: MASYPEDPHESSAPPPEPPPQRPRPSRPPPPRPQPSRPPPPPNPTPNPRLFKLRYFFNDTCFCIRPFQKSSRSQIPPEAPKIVYENPWTSARSDWQKKSEIGPQSCNSEEEEDI; encoded by the exons ATGGCCAGTTATCCCGAAGACCCACATGAATCCAGCGCTCCACCGCCGGAGCCACCGCCGCAACGACCACGGCCATCACGCCCACCACCGCCACGACCACAGCCTTCACGCCCACCGCCACCTCCTAATCCCACCCCC AACCCAAGACTATTCAAGCTTCGGTACTTCTTCAATGACACTTGCTTCTGTATCAGACCGTTTCAAAAGTCCTCTAGGTCTCAAATTCCACCTGAGGCCCCAAAAATAGTATATGAGAATCCTTGGACCTCGGCTCGGTCAGACTGGCAGAAAAAATCGGAAATTGGACCTCAATCTTGCAATTCAGAGGAAGAGGAGGATATATAG
- the LOC108334676 gene encoding uncharacterized protein LOC108334676 produces the protein MDIQEESPVFGSLTAMTTRNMSSSSSVFFSANQSPFFSPRSPSSCQLSHSARLDTQSNTVHLGLTPSSTTSEIPEPNSTVNVRCNVSDVSASPAGCNSGGLMKLDRKSSPVGISSTSISSYSNCHDDGYSGQRERRIKKDRNHRTSSTPGSTSFSSYRLRSCDVFIGLHGRKPPLLRFAKWLCGELEIQGISCFVSDRARSRSSRKLGIAERAMDAASFGIVIITKKSFKNQYTIEELNFFCRRKNLIPIYFDLSPADCLVRDIIEKRGELWEKHGGELWLSYEGLEQEWKDAVHGLSRVDECKLEAQDGNWRDCILRAVTLIAMRLGRRSVAERVTKWREKVEKEEFPFIRNENFIGRKKELSQLEFILFGDVTGDAEQHYIELKARPRRKSVRIGWGKSNMIDERWNDRRKEKEPVVWKESEKDIEMQGVEFSHRHNHPRLKRGKYTKRKNGMKILYGKGIACVSGDSGIGKTELILEFAYRFHQRYKMVLWIGGESRYIRQNYLNIRSFLEVDVGVENSLDKTKIRSFEEQEVAAISRVRKELMKNIPYLVIIDNLESEKDWWDHKLVMDLLPRFGVETHVIVSTRLPRIMNLEPLKLSYLSGVEAMSLMVGSSKDYSVAEVDALRSIEEKVGRLTLGLAIISAILSELPITPSRLLDTINRMPLKEMPWSDKEALSFTKNAFLLQLFDVCFSIFDHADGPRSLATRMVLVSGWFAPGAIPISLLALAAEKVPERCQGTCFWRKMLQLLSCGFPSSYAKKPELEASSLLLRFNIARNSTKQGYIHINEVFKLYARKRENTGAAQAMIQAIISNGSISQNLDHLWAACFLLFGFGHDPVIVELKVSELLYLVKRVVLPLAIHTFITYSRCTAALELLRLCTNALEAADQAFVTPVDKWFDKSLCWRSIQTNAQLNPCLWQELALTRATVLETRAKLMLRGAQFDVGDDLIRKAVFIRTSICGEDHPDTVSARETLSKLTRLNANVQIHAST, from the coding sequence ATGGACATTCAGGAAGAAAGCCCCGTATTTGGTTCCTTGACAGCCATGACTACAAGGAATatgtcatcatcatcttctgTTTTCTTCTCTGCAAATCAGTCACCCTTTTTCTCTCCCAGATCACCATCATCATGTCAATTATCACACTCAGCCAGGCTTGATACTCAAAGTAACACAGTTCATTTAGGTCTGACTCCCTCAAGCACCACTTCAGAGATTCCAGAACCAAATTCAACAGTAAATGTTAGATGTAATGTCTCAGATGTCTCTGCATCTCCAGCTGGATGCAATTCAGGCGGTTTGATGAAACTTGACCGTAAATCTTCCCCAGTTGGCATCTCAAGTACCAGCATATCTAGTTACTCCAATTGCCATGATGATGGTTATTCTGGACAGAGAGAAAGACGAATTAAGAAAGACAGAAACCATAGAACATCCTCAACTCCAGGTTCCacatcattttcttcttatagGCTGAGGAGTTGTGATGTTTTCATAGGATTGCATGGAAGAAAACCCCCTTTGTTACGATTTGCTAAATGGCTGTGTGGTGAGTTGGAAATTCAAGGCATCAGTTGCTTTGTTTCGGACAGGGCTCGAAGTAGGAGCTCCCGCAAACTTGGCATTGCCGAGAGAGCTATGGATGCTGCTTCTTTTGGGATAGTAATTATAACAAAGAAGTCTTTCAAGAACCAATACACTATTGAGGAGCTGAATTTTTTCTGTAGGAGGAAGAATTTGATCCCAATATACTTTGATTTGAGTCCAGCTGATTGTCTTGTCagggatataattgaaaagaggGGTGAGCTTTGGGAAAAACATGGAGGGGAACTTTGGCTTTCGTATGAAGGGTTGGAACAAGAGTGGAAAGATGCCGTGCATGGGCTATCTCGGGTTGATGAGTGCAAATTGGAAGCTCAGGATGGCAACTGGAGAGATTGCATATTAAGGGCTGTCACATTAATAGCAATGAGGTTAGGAAGGAGAAGTGTAGCAGAACGTGTGACAAAGTGGagagaaaaagtagaaaaagaGGAGTTTCCTTTCATTAGAAACGAGAATTTTataggaagaaagaaagagctTTCACAGTTAGAATTTATACTTTTTGGTGATGTCACAGGAGATGCAGAACAACACTATATTGAACTTAAGGCCAGACCCAGGAGAAAGAGTGTGAGAATTGGTTGGGGCAAGAGCAACATGATAGATGAAAGATGGAACGACAGAAGGAAGGAAAAAGAACCAGTTGTCTGGAAAGAGTCCGAAAAAGACATTGAAATGCAAGGTGTTGAATTTTCTCACAGGCATAACCATCCGAGGCTCAAGCGGGGAAAGTATACTAAAAGGAAAAACGGAATGAAGATTTTGTATGGGAAAGGGATTGCTTGTGTTTCTGGGGATTCAGGAATTGGAAAAACGGAACTTATTCTTGAATTTGCTTACAGATTTCATCAGAGATACAAGATGGTTTTATGGATAGGAGGGGAGAGCAGATACATCAGACAAAATTATCTAAATATCAGATCATTTTTAGAAGTTGATGTGGGAGTCGAGAATAGTTtggacaaaacaaaaataagaagcTTTGAAGAACAGGAAGTGGCTGCTATTTCTAGAGTTCGCAAAGAACTGATGAAAAACATTCCATATCTTGTGATCATTGATAACTTGGAAAGTGAAAAAGATTGGTGGGATCACAAACTTGTCATGGATCTTCTCCCTCGTTTTGGGGTAGAGACCCATGTAATTGTATCAACACGCCTTCCTCGAATCATGAACCTGGAACCGTTGAAACTTTCATACTTATCTGGAGTTGAGGCAATGTCTTTAATGGTAGGTAGTAGTAAGGACTATTCGGTGGCAGAGGTTGATGCCCTGAGAAGTATTGAGGAGAAAGTTGGAAGGTTAACTCTTGGCCTTGCCATTATCAGTGCAATTTTGTCGGAACTACCCATAACACCAAGCAGACTCCTAGATACCATAAACAGAATGCCTTTGAAGGAGATGCCATGGAGTGATAAAGAAGCTCTCTCGTTCACGAAGAACGCTTTCCTTCTTCAACTCTTTGACGTTTGTTTCTCCATATTTGATCATGCGGATGGTCCAAGAAGCTTGGCCACCAGAATGGTGCTTGTAAGTGGATGGTTTGCACCTGGTGCTATTCCGATTTCCCTACTGGCACTTGCTGCTGAAAAGGTACCAGAAAGATGTCAGGGAACGTGTTTCTGGAGAAAAATGCTTCAATTATTATCATGTGGATTCCCATCCTCTTACGCCAAAAAACCAGAATTAGAAGCATCCTCTTTATTGCTGAGGTTCAATATTGCAAGAAACAGTACCAAGCAAGGCTATATCCATATCAATGAAGTGTTCAAACTGTATGCTCGGAAAAGAGAAAATACTGGAGCTGCACAAGCAATGATTCAAGCTATCATCAGTAACGGGTCGATATCACAAAATCTGGATCATTTATGGGCTGCATGTTTTCTGCTGTTTGGATTTGGTCACGATCCTGTGATTGTTGAGCTCAAAGTGTCTGAGCTTTTGTATCTTGTGAAAAGAGTGGTTCTGCCTCTTGCAATTCACACATTCATTACATATTCTCGATGCACTGCTGCCCTTGAGCTTCTGCGTCTGTGCACCAATGCATTGGAAGCTGCAGACCAAGCATTTGTTACCCCTGTTGACAAGTGGTTCGACAAATCACTTTGCTGGAGATCCATACAGACTAATGCTCAGTTGAATCCTTGCCTTTGGCAAGAGTTAGCATTGACTAGAGCCACTGTTCTCGAGACTAGGGCCAAGCTCATGCTGAGAGGTGCTCAGTTTGACGTAGGGGATGATCTAATCCGGAAGGCTGTTTTCATTAGGACTTCAATTTGTGGTGAAGATCACCCAGATACAGTATCAGCTCGTGAAACATTGAGCAAACTTACCAGGCTTAATGCAAATGTCCAAATTCACGCTTCGACTTAG
- the LOC108334720 gene encoding uncharacterized protein LOC108334720 isoform X2 encodes MRAVNNTLETINAAATAIASVDDRVNQSLPHVQKTWGSWLSIYWCFGHRKNQKRIGHAVLVPVSTPSAADATAAAVGSTAAPSIPFPFAAPPSSPVSFLNSEPPSLAQSPGGILSLTSVSASMYSPGGPLSIFAIGPYAHETQLVSPPVFSTFTTEPSTAPFTPPPESVYLTTPSSPEVPFAQLLDPNNKNADTYQRFQRSLYDFHSYQLQPGSPVGQLISPRSAFSASGTSSPFPDAEFSSRGSILLDFPTGDPTKLLNIDKLSAREKHKSRQGSGSLTPDSIRSTTQAAFLPSHWVSEVIRSPHPRKNRPNDISVNHSLSIEVSSQEALKCVENKAVTSTKSLPFKTDTPGPEKEDNSREALVNETHNDVPQEIADDEDVESVHHKDESVTFSSPKEFNFDNAEGGDSPGPNLVIEWWANEKVASKEVESSKNWSFFPMGLANSQ; translated from the exons ATGAGAGCTGTTAACAACACTTTGGAGACTATCAACGCTGCTGCAACTGCCATCGCTTCGGTAGACGATCGCGTTAATCAATCTCTTCCTCACGTCCAG AAAACCTGGGGAAGCTGGCTGAGCATATATTGGTGTTTTGGACACCGCAAAAACCAAAAGCGAATTGGGCATGCAGTCCTTGTTCCCGTAAGCACACCTTCTGCTGCAGATGCTACTGCTGCAGCAGTAGGTTCAACAGCTGCACCTAGTATTCCATTCCCCTTCGCCGCACCTCCCTCGTCTCCTGTATCTTTCCTCAACTCAGAACCTCCTTCTCTTGCTCAATCCCCAGGTGGTATCCTATCTCTCACTTCTGTGTCTGCCAGCATGTACTCTCCCGGTGGTCCTTTATCTATCTTCGCCATTGGACCTTATGCCCACGAAACACAATTAGTTTCACCACCCGTTTTCTCAACATTCACCACTGAACCTTCAACCGCTCCCTTCACTCCACCTCCCGAATCTGTCTACTTGACCACACCTTCTTCACCTGAAGTGCCGTTTGCTCAACTGCTTGatcccaacaacaaaaatgccGATACCTATCAAAGGTTCCAAAGATCTCTATATGACTTCCACTCCTATCAGCTTCAACCTGGAAGCCCTGTTGGTCAACTCATTTCACCAAGATCAGCTTTCTCAGCTTCTGGCACCTCATCTCCTTTCCCTGATGCTGAGTTCTCTTCTCGTGGCTCCATCCTTCTTGACTTTCCAACGGGTGACCCTACCAAGCTTTTAAACATTGATAAACTGTCTGCTCGTGAAAAACACAAGTCACGTCAAGGCTCTGGCTCTCTCACCCCGGATTCTATACGATCCACAACTCAAGCTGCTTTTCTTCCCAGTCACTGGGTTTCTGAGGTCATAAGGTCTCCACATCCAAGAAAAAATCGCCCCAATGATATTAGTGTAAATCACAGCCTCTCTATCGAAGTGTCTTCCCAGGAAGCATTGAAATGTGTGGAAAACAAGGCAGTGACATCGACTAAATCACTTCCATTCAAAACTGATACACCAGGACcagaaaaagaagataattcAAGAGAAGCCCTCGTGAACGAAACTCACAACGATGTCCCCCAGGAGATCGCAGACGATGAAGATGTGGAAAGCGTTCATCATAAGGATGAAAGTGTAACATTTTCTTCTCCTAAAGAATTCAACTTTGATAATGCAGAAGGAGGGGATTCTCCTGGGCCGAATTTAGTTATTGAGTGGTGGGCTAATGAGAAAGTTGCAAGCAAGGAAGTAGAATCCTCCAAGAATTGGTCTTTCTTCCCGATGGGGTTGGCCAATAGCCAATGA
- the LOC108334720 gene encoding uncharacterized protein LOC108334720 isoform X1, producing MRAVNNTLETINAAATAIASVDDRVNQSLPHVQKKTWGSWLSIYWCFGHRKNQKRIGHAVLVPVSTPSAADATAAAVGSTAAPSIPFPFAAPPSSPVSFLNSEPPSLAQSPGGILSLTSVSASMYSPGGPLSIFAIGPYAHETQLVSPPVFSTFTTEPSTAPFTPPPESVYLTTPSSPEVPFAQLLDPNNKNADTYQRFQRSLYDFHSYQLQPGSPVGQLISPRSAFSASGTSSPFPDAEFSSRGSILLDFPTGDPTKLLNIDKLSAREKHKSRQGSGSLTPDSIRSTTQAAFLPSHWVSEVIRSPHPRKNRPNDISVNHSLSIEVSSQEALKCVENKAVTSTKSLPFKTDTPGPEKEDNSREALVNETHNDVPQEIADDEDVESVHHKDESVTFSSPKEFNFDNAEGGDSPGPNLVIEWWANEKVASKEVESSKNWSFFPMGLANSQ from the exons ATGAGAGCTGTTAACAACACTTTGGAGACTATCAACGCTGCTGCAACTGCCATCGCTTCGGTAGACGATCGCGTTAATCAATCTCTTCCTCACGTCCAG AAGAAAACCTGGGGAAGCTGGCTGAGCATATATTGGTGTTTTGGACACCGCAAAAACCAAAAGCGAATTGGGCATGCAGTCCTTGTTCCCGTAAGCACACCTTCTGCTGCAGATGCTACTGCTGCAGCAGTAGGTTCAACAGCTGCACCTAGTATTCCATTCCCCTTCGCCGCACCTCCCTCGTCTCCTGTATCTTTCCTCAACTCAGAACCTCCTTCTCTTGCTCAATCCCCAGGTGGTATCCTATCTCTCACTTCTGTGTCTGCCAGCATGTACTCTCCCGGTGGTCCTTTATCTATCTTCGCCATTGGACCTTATGCCCACGAAACACAATTAGTTTCACCACCCGTTTTCTCAACATTCACCACTGAACCTTCAACCGCTCCCTTCACTCCACCTCCCGAATCTGTCTACTTGACCACACCTTCTTCACCTGAAGTGCCGTTTGCTCAACTGCTTGatcccaacaacaaaaatgccGATACCTATCAAAGGTTCCAAAGATCTCTATATGACTTCCACTCCTATCAGCTTCAACCTGGAAGCCCTGTTGGTCAACTCATTTCACCAAGATCAGCTTTCTCAGCTTCTGGCACCTCATCTCCTTTCCCTGATGCTGAGTTCTCTTCTCGTGGCTCCATCCTTCTTGACTTTCCAACGGGTGACCCTACCAAGCTTTTAAACATTGATAAACTGTCTGCTCGTGAAAAACACAAGTCACGTCAAGGCTCTGGCTCTCTCACCCCGGATTCTATACGATCCACAACTCAAGCTGCTTTTCTTCCCAGTCACTGGGTTTCTGAGGTCATAAGGTCTCCACATCCAAGAAAAAATCGCCCCAATGATATTAGTGTAAATCACAGCCTCTCTATCGAAGTGTCTTCCCAGGAAGCATTGAAATGTGTGGAAAACAAGGCAGTGACATCGACTAAATCACTTCCATTCAAAACTGATACACCAGGACcagaaaaagaagataattcAAGAGAAGCCCTCGTGAACGAAACTCACAACGATGTCCCCCAGGAGATCGCAGACGATGAAGATGTGGAAAGCGTTCATCATAAGGATGAAAGTGTAACATTTTCTTCTCCTAAAGAATTCAACTTTGATAATGCAGAAGGAGGGGATTCTCCTGGGCCGAATTTAGTTATTGAGTGGTGGGCTAATGAGAAAGTTGCAAGCAAGGAAGTAGAATCCTCCAAGAATTGGTCTTTCTTCCCGATGGGGTTGGCCAATAGCCAATGA